In bacterium, one DNA window encodes the following:
- a CDS encoding RyR domain-containing protein, giving the protein MAKAKPLAVVAGDALVDWFEASSTGGQARMDAGATALHWASQPRVEQWVQPGGSLLVADFLKAAETRRIISPAVRGLRQIPCSRIIHSYADVELFPLGSGDLERDEKSYRVKAFNGYSGPRQDEPAQLPIQGDESNADLVVLDDNNNGFRNHPDAWPLAVTRKKAATIILKTCSPIARGPLWDHLIAHFADRLITIVKADDLRLEGVHISRRLSWERTVKDLMWQYQNHPAFRALKQSAFLIVRFGVEGVVLLCNGGTEWRGYLYFDPSIGEESFRQLYKGFMPGMGSAFTAALAACVSHAGEAEIRRGIHHGLLCAREIWKKGFGPDERRFGYARDVFAPTPLRETAIEEVPIPGFLCQEGLQAESWSLLHDLATRGLEQAAHFYVVHGRDTALNRVPAARYRDLYSIDRSEIESYRSIHNLIHEYLNSEKKSKPLAVAVFGAPGSGKSFGIGEIAESVAPGRILKIEFNLSQFTSVQDLISAFHKIRDIALGGRIPLVFFDEFDSEFGGANGWLKFFLSPIQDGSFREGETVHPLPKSIFVFAGGIHHTFADFAAGGKAAGSDDGAAFSAAEKAAKLPDFISRLRGFIDIKGPNPTGADDPYYIIRRALLWRFLISSNARHLLGPDKKLAIDRGVLRALLSVPCYKHGVRSMLAILEMSMLANRRSFEPAALPSRTQLSLHVDADAFYDLVLQDTLLCSQIEKMALAIHEQYRTSQAGRKSASDPAMQSWEKLTPDLIQSNLDAAADIPLKLEALGYTIVPERGVIKPIEFNAAEVERLAIMEHERWNRQRIAAGWTLGERNHAEHTTPYLVPWEQLPEEVKVWDREAVQGIPKALADAGFRIEKKK; this is encoded by the coding sequence ATGGCAAAAGCAAAACCTCTGGCCGTTGTGGCTGGAGACGCCCTGGTCGACTGGTTTGAAGCCAGCAGTACGGGCGGACAGGCGCGCATGGACGCCGGAGCCACTGCGTTGCACTGGGCCAGCCAGCCCCGGGTTGAGCAGTGGGTGCAGCCGGGAGGGTCGCTGCTGGTGGCCGATTTCTTGAAGGCGGCGGAGACACGCCGGATCATAAGTCCAGCCGTACGCGGCTTGCGGCAGATCCCCTGCAGCAGAATCATCCACTCCTACGCCGACGTCGAGCTTTTTCCGCTTGGCAGTGGCGACCTCGAGCGCGATGAAAAAAGCTACCGTGTCAAGGCTTTCAACGGCTATAGCGGCCCCAGACAGGATGAGCCAGCCCAGCTGCCAATCCAGGGCGACGAGTCCAACGCCGATCTGGTCGTTCTGGATGATAATAACAACGGCTTCCGGAACCACCCCGATGCTTGGCCGCTGGCTGTCACCCGGAAAAAGGCTGCGACGATCATCCTCAAGACCTGCTCGCCCATCGCCCGGGGTCCGCTTTGGGACCACCTCATCGCCCATTTCGCCGACAGGCTGATTACCATCGTCAAGGCGGATGATCTGCGGCTCGAAGGGGTGCACATCTCCCGGCGTCTTTCCTGGGAACGCACGGTCAAGGATCTGATGTGGCAGTATCAGAATCATCCCGCTTTTCGCGCCCTGAAGCAGAGCGCTTTTCTGATCGTCCGTTTCGGCGTGGAAGGCGTCGTCCTGCTCTGCAACGGCGGGACGGAATGGCGGGGCTACCTCTACTTCGATCCCAGCATCGGCGAGGAGAGTTTTCGACAGCTCTACAAGGGATTCATGCCGGGCATGGGCAGTGCCTTCACCGCCGCCCTGGCTGCTTGCGTCAGCCATGCCGGAGAGGCGGAGATTCGTCGGGGGATCCATCACGGACTCTTGTGCGCCCGCGAGATCTGGAAAAAGGGATTTGGCCCTGATGAACGTCGCTTCGGGTATGCTCGCGATGTCTTCGCCCCTACCCCGCTCCGAGAGACGGCCATCGAAGAGGTCCCGATCCCCGGCTTCCTCTGCCAGGAGGGCCTGCAGGCCGAGTCCTGGTCGCTTCTCCACGATCTGGCCACCCGGGGCCTCGAACAGGCGGCGCATTTTTATGTGGTACACGGCCGGGACACCGCTCTCAACCGGGTGCCCGCTGCGAGATACCGGGACCTGTACAGCATCGACCGCTCCGAGATCGAGAGCTATCGCAGCATCCATAACCTCATCCATGAATACCTGAATTCGGAAAAGAAGAGCAAGCCGCTCGCTGTGGCGGTCTTCGGCGCTCCCGGCTCCGGCAAGTCTTTTGGCATTGGCGAGATCGCTGAGAGCGTCGCACCCGGCCGAATCCTGAAGATCGAATTCAATCTTTCCCAGTTCACCTCCGTGCAGGATTTGATCTCCGCATTTCACAAGATCAGGGATATTGCCCTGGGCGGCCGCATTCCTCTGGTCTTCTTCGACGAGTTCGATTCTGAATTCGGGGGCGCCAACGGCTGGCTCAAGTTCTTCCTCAGTCCCATCCAGGACGGTTCCTTTCGCGAGGGTGAGACGGTGCATCCTCTCCCCAAGTCCATCTTCGTCTTTGCCGGCGGCATCCATCACACCTTCGCTGACTTTGCCGCGGGGGGTAAAGCGGCAGGAAGCGACGACGGCGCGGCATTCAGCGCGGCGGAAAAGGCGGCCAAGCTGCCCGATTTCATCAGCCGGTTGCGCGGCTTCATCGACATCAAGGGGCCCAATCCGACCGGAGCAGATGATCCTTATTACATCATCCGTCGGGCGCTGCTCTGGCGTTTCCTCATCAGCAGCAACGCCAGGCATCTGCTCGGTCCCGATAAAAAGCTCGCCATCGATCGCGGCGTGCTGCGCGCCCTGTTGAGCGTGCCCTGTTACAAGCACGGCGTCCGCTCCATGCTCGCCATCCTGGAGATGAGCATGCTGGCCAACCGCAGATCCTTCGAGCCGGCCGCCCTTCCCTCCAGAACGCAGCTGAGCCTGCATGTCGATGCCGATGCCTTTTATGATCTCGTCCTGCAAGATACCCTGCTCTGCAGCCAGATCGAAAAAATGGCGCTGGCAATCCATGAACAGTATCGGACTTCTCAGGCGGGACGCAAATCCGCCTCGGATCCGGCCATGCAGTCCTGGGAAAAACTCACCCCCGACCTGATCCAATCCAATCTCGACGCGGCCGCGGATATCCCGCTCAAACTGGAGGCGCTGGGCTATACCATTGTGCCGGAACGGGGCGTGATCAAGCCCATCGAATTCAACGCGGCTGAGGTTGAACGGCTCGCCATCATGGAACACGAGCGCTGGAACCGGCAGCGAATTGCGGCCGGATGGACCCTGGGCGAGCGCAATCACGCAGAACATACCACCCCCTATCTGGTGCCGTGGGAGCAGCTACCCGAGGAGGTCAAGGTGTGGGACCGCGAGGCGGTGCAGGGCATACCCAAAGCCCTGGCCGACGCCGGGTTCAGGATCGAAAAGAAGAAATAG
- a CDS encoding DUF5916 domain-containing protein — MQRAILLLLLCGLSLAGAAEDSAYKIYTTVPCTSDLPFIDGHGDDPAWLNAPVGDAFSQFEPHNGESASEPTEFRILYNPDNLFVLIRAHDAHAEKRLSRLARRDSGDESEQVGVVIDSYHDRRTAFQFGVTLAGVKQDLVFSNDGDNEDNSWDPVWEVKTSADDSGWTAEMRIPLSQLRFGKAPEQIWGLEVYRQLSRNDELSLWQPIPKDASGLVHFFGELHGLSGLRQPSRIELLPYSSADLTTARPEKGNPFMTGRASHFKNGLDGKIGLSSNLTMDFTVNPDFGQVEADPSEVNLSAFETFFQEKRPFFIEGQNIFEYKLAMGDGDLTMDRLFYSRRIGRPPQYEVETADGEYLKAPQFTSILGAFKISGKTARGLSIGLLDAITEREQAEIRSGTVRRHKVTEPLSNYFVGRLQKDYHSGRTSLGTMVTATHRRIEAAHLEFLDRAAYSGGLDFRHSWDNQNWILDVRTAFSHVRGSHDALLEIQTAPAHYFQRPDAPGLGVDSSASSLSGTGGALSFGKIGGGHWRFLSMTLWRSPGLELNDLGFMRQADQAIQVFWGAWRQLKPWHSIRESQFNVNYWNFATCTREHLGYGGNINGYIGFANNWSLNGGINHESEWLGISTLRGGPALLGPAGTNLWFYLSTDSRKKITAGIEHSRYQTSCSSSRSRHWGVKLDWRPSPSLSFAFQPEWNTGTSNLQYVETVETPAGPRYVMGRLEQKNLVIVMRLNYSLTPELSIQYYGQPFVAAGAYSQFKAITQARAARYEDRFHRFAADEIRYDQENEQYIVRESNSPAGLYRFDKPDFNFRQFRSNLVVRWEYRPGSTLYFVWSQGRTGEMGEGSFAGRRDMHALFRVYPENVFLVKCNYWFLL; from the coding sequence ATGCAGCGCGCTATTCTTCTGCTCCTCCTTTGCGGCCTTTCACTGGCAGGGGCTGCTGAGGATTCCGCATACAAAATTTATACAACTGTACCCTGTACATCGGATCTCCCCTTCATTGATGGCCACGGCGATGATCCCGCCTGGCTCAACGCCCCTGTCGGAGACGCTTTTTCTCAGTTTGAACCCCACAACGGGGAATCAGCCAGCGAGCCGACAGAATTTCGCATACTCTATAACCCGGATAACCTTTTCGTCCTCATCCGGGCACACGATGCCCACGCGGAGAAGCGGCTTTCGCGGCTGGCTCGTCGTGATTCCGGGGATGAAAGCGAACAGGTGGGCGTTGTCATCGACAGTTATCACGACCGTCGCACGGCCTTTCAGTTTGGTGTTACCCTCGCTGGTGTAAAGCAGGATCTTGTTTTCAGCAATGACGGTGATAACGAGGACAATAGCTGGGATCCGGTTTGGGAAGTCAAGACATCCGCCGATGATTCAGGATGGACCGCAGAGATGCGCATCCCCTTGAGCCAGTTGCGTTTTGGGAAAGCCCCTGAGCAGATCTGGGGTCTGGAAGTCTATCGTCAGCTCTCACGTAATGACGAATTGAGCCTCTGGCAGCCGATCCCCAAAGATGCCTCAGGCCTTGTACATTTTTTCGGCGAGTTGCATGGATTGTCCGGTCTTCGCCAACCCAGCCGGATCGAGCTTTTGCCCTACAGCTCGGCCGACCTGACCACTGCACGGCCCGAGAAGGGCAATCCTTTCATGACAGGCCGCGCCAGCCATTTCAAAAACGGCCTGGATGGCAAAATCGGTCTCTCCAGCAATCTCACCATGGATTTTACGGTCAATCCCGATTTCGGGCAGGTGGAGGCGGATCCCTCCGAAGTCAATCTCTCGGCCTTCGAAACCTTCTTCCAGGAAAAGCGGCCCTTCTTCATCGAAGGGCAGAACATCTTTGAGTACAAACTCGCTATGGGCGACGGCGACCTGACTATGGATCGCCTCTTCTATTCCCGCCGGATCGGCCGGCCGCCGCAGTATGAGGTTGAAACCGCCGATGGCGAATATCTCAAGGCACCCCAATTCACTTCTATCCTCGGCGCTTTCAAAATCAGCGGCAAGACCGCGCGCGGGCTCTCCATCGGTTTGCTCGATGCCATCACCGAGCGCGAACAGGCGGAGATCCGCTCCGGCACGGTCCGGCGTCATAAAGTTACCGAGCCGCTCAGCAATTATTTCGTCGGCCGGCTGCAGAAGGATTACCATAGCGGCCGCACTTCACTGGGCACGATGGTCACCGCAACCCACCGCAGGATCGAGGCGGCGCATCTCGAATTCCTTGACCGTGCCGCCTACTCCGGCGGCCTCGATTTCCGCCACAGTTGGGACAATCAGAACTGGATCCTGGATGTGCGCACCGCCTTCAGCCACGTCCGTGGCAGCCACGATGCCCTGCTCGAAATCCAGACGGCCCCAGCTCACTACTTCCAGCGCCCGGATGCCCCAGGCCTCGGTGTCGACTCCAGCGCCAGTTCCCTCTCCGGCACCGGCGGCGCCCTATCCTTCGGCAAGATTGGCGGCGGACACTGGCGATTCCTCTCGATGACCCTCTGGCGCAGCCCGGGCCTGGAGCTGAACGACCTCGGCTTCATGCGCCAGGCGGATCAAGCCATCCAGGTCTTCTGGGGAGCCTGGCGCCAGCTCAAGCCATGGCACAGCATCCGCGAATCGCAATTCAACGTCAATTACTGGAATTTTGCCACCTGCACCCGGGAACATCTCGGCTATGGCGGGAACATCAATGGCTATATCGGCTTTGCCAACAACTGGAGCCTGAACGGCGGAATCAACCACGAAAGTGAATGGCTCGGCATCTCGACCCTTCGCGGCGGCCCCGCCCTGCTCGGACCGGCCGGCACCAATCTCTGGTTCTATCTCTCCACCGATTCAAGAAAAAAAATTACGGCAGGGATCGAACATTCTCGCTACCAGACCAGCTGCAGCAGCTCCCGCTCCCGCCATTGGGGCGTGAAGCTGGATTGGCGCCCCTCGCCATCCCTGAGTTTTGCCTTCCAGCCGGAGTGGAATACAGGCACATCCAACCTGCAATATGTAGAAACGGTAGAAACCCCCGCCGGCCCGAGGTATGTCATGGGCCGGCTCGAGCAAAAGAATCTGGTGATCGTTATGCGGCTCAATTACAGTCTGACGCCCGAGTTGTCGATCCAGTACTACGGTCAGCCCTTCGTCGCTGCCGGCGCCTACAGCCAGTTCAAAGCCATCACCCAGGCGAGAGCAGCGCGCTATGAGGATCGCTTTCATCGCTTTGCCGCCGATGAGATCCGCTACGATCAGGAGAATGAACAGTACATTGTCAGAGAAAGCAACAGCCCGGCAGGTCTGTACCGATTCGACAAGCCCGACTTTAATTTCAGGCAGTTCCGTTCAAATCTGGTGGTGCGATGGGAGTATCGCCCGGGCTCAACGCTATACTTTGTCTGGTCCCAGGGGCGGACCGGTGAAATGGGGGAGGGAAGCTTTGCAGGGCGCCGGGACATGCATGCCCTCTTCAGGGTCTACCCGGAGAATGTCTTTCTGGTGAAATGCAACTACTGGTTCTTGCTCTGA
- a CDS encoding NAD-binding protein codes for MRRLGPYWKPVMISLVFLLGFAAFLHSGMAAGDPPHRVLKALYYALSLFILGGLDIGLPGAPSTPVRILLWILYFLAPMLTAGFVYDFIQKKLLGRIPRGLKGHTILCGLGRNGHLIYELIRETLPKGHKLVVIEKNESNPYLAAVRKDPYAWLVQNDFSRLPVLESARIRRARHIIFSTNLDLDNLNALMELQSSGLAVPGQTIHCHLGDLEMLDNLQQTLFKEEAYKRVHVFNGYQCATRQLYQMLHTGPFFGAQGTVFILFGYGRFAHMLFCHISGDARGGAADEVIIVTQRMAPEYEIEHMISGRARQDQSPPCTVHPPLIMDMHHPAAWAKVDQLLGGNMRPVLVFLCRDNDIANLDLAISIKLKGPESLKKATFICRMYAETVRELNDMLDHRLTLSQSRDVILFPLQAELKRAFARDIFGGTP; via the coding sequence ATGCGCCGACTGGGCCCATACTGGAAACCCGTGATGATCTCCCTGGTCTTTCTCCTCGGATTTGCCGCCTTTCTGCACAGCGGCATGGCCGCAGGGGATCCTCCTCACCGTGTGCTCAAGGCTCTTTACTACGCCCTCTCCCTTTTCATTCTCGGCGGCCTCGATATCGGGCTGCCCGGCGCGCCCTCCACCCCAGTGAGGATCCTGCTTTGGATCCTCTACTTCCTCGCCCCGATGCTCACAGCGGGCTTCGTTTATGACTTCATCCAGAAAAAACTCCTCGGCCGCATCCCCCGCGGTCTCAAAGGGCATACCATCCTCTGCGGACTGGGGCGCAACGGCCACCTCATCTACGAGCTGATCCGGGAGACCTTGCCTAAAGGTCACAAACTGGTTGTCATCGAGAAGAACGAGAGCAATCCCTATCTCGCTGCCGTCCGCAAGGATCCCTATGCCTGGCTGGTCCAGAATGATTTTTCGCGTTTGCCGGTGCTCGAGTCCGCGCGCATCAGAAGAGCTCGGCATATCATCTTCTCCACCAATTTGGATCTCGACAACCTCAACGCCCTCATGGAGCTGCAGTCTAGCGGATTGGCCGTCCCGGGCCAAACCATCCATTGCCATCTTGGCGATCTGGAGATGCTGGACAACCTGCAGCAGACCCTCTTCAAGGAGGAGGCCTACAAAAGGGTTCATGTCTTCAACGGCTATCAGTGCGCGACCCGTCAGCTCTACCAGATGCTGCACACCGGCCCCTTCTTCGGCGCGCAGGGGACGGTGTTTATCCTCTTCGGCTACGGCCGGTTCGCGCACATGCTCTTCTGCCATATCAGCGGGGATGCCCGCGGTGGAGCAGCCGACGAGGTCATCATCGTCACGCAGCGAATGGCGCCCGAATACGAGATCGAGCACATGATTTCCGGCCGCGCACGGCAAGATCAATCCCCGCCCTGCACGGTTCACCCTCCCCTTATCATGGACATGCATCATCCCGCCGCCTGGGCGAAGGTGGATCAACTACTGGGGGGGAATATGCGTCCGGTGCTGGTCTTCCTCTGCCGCGATAATGACATCGCCAACCTCGACCTCGCCATTTCTATCAAGCTGAAAGGGCCCGAGAGCCTCAAGAAGGCCACCTTCATCTGCCGGATGTACGCCGAGACGGTCAGGGAATTGAACGATATGCTTGATCATCGCCTCACCCTCAGCCAGAGCCGGGATGTCATCCTTTTTCCGCTTCAGGCCGAACTGAAAAGAGCCTTTGCCAGAGACATTTTCGGAGGGACGCCATGA